Proteins found in one Plasmodium gaboni strain SY75 chromosome 13, whole genome shotgun sequence genomic segment:
- a CDS encoding putative elongation factor Tu yields MLKIKCSFLNSVGKSDKLKNSFDRLSPMMKKNNMNSFLYNKQNECHINMTRDINKYKKNKNIKIIYNKYLDKYNNKNNMYNIYNIRQNNNGHNIENLFCIYRKNFAIGIFERKKPHMNIGTIGHVDHGKTTLTAAITKVCSELNRGVFKSYEEIDKTPEEQKRGITINATHVEYETEKRHYSHIDCPGHLDYIKNMITGTSQMDGSILVVSAYDGLMPQTKEHVLLSRQIGIEKMIVYLNKIDMCEDQELVDLVELEIRELLSFHKYDGDNIPFIKGSALKALNGDKSEYGVPSILKLLDACDNYIDEPKRKIDLPFLMSIDDVLQISGKGTVATGRVEQGSLKLNDQVEILGIKEKPIKTVITGIEMFRKTLDTAQAGDQIGIMLKNVKKNDITRGMVVTKATNIKTFKKFESDIYVLKNEEGGRKNPFSSYYRPQAYIRTADVNCAVILNEDTQVANPGDSVKCVIELMYPLALTDGLRFSLREGGKTVASGVITKLL; encoded by the coding sequence atgcttaaaattaaatgtaGCTTTCTCAACTCTGTTGGGAAGAGTGATAAACTAAAAAACTCATTTGACAGGTTAAGTCCcatgatgaaaaaaaataatatgaatagttttttatataataaacaaaatgaatgtcatataaatatgacaagagatataaataaatacaaaaaaaataagaacataaagattatatataataaatatttagataaatataataataagaataatatgtataatatatataatataagacaaaataataatggtCATAATATAGAGAActtattttgtatatatcGTAAAAATTTTGCTATTGGCATATttgaaagaaaaaaacCTCATATGAATATAGGTACTATAGGTCATGTGGATCATGGCAAAACCACCTTAACAGCTGCTATAACAAAGGTATGTTCAGAATTAAATAGAGGTGTCTTTAAATCTTATGAAGAAATTGATAAAACTCCTGAAGAACAAAAAAGAGGTATTACTATTAATGCTACACATGTAGAATATGAAACAGAAAAACGACACTATAGTCATATCGATTGTCCTGGTCATTTAgattatattaaaaatatgattaCTGGTACATCTCAAATGGATGGTTCTATCCTTGTAGTGTCAGCATATGATGGTTTAATGCCACAAACAAAAGAACatgttttattatcaaGACAAATAGGTATTGAAAAAATGAttgtttatttaaataaaatagataTGTGTGAAGATCAAGAATTAGTAGATCTAGTTGAATTAGAAATAAGAGAATTATTATCCTTCCATAAATATGATGGAGATAATATTCCATTTATTAAAGGTTCTGCTTTAAAAGCTTTAAATGGAGATAAATCAGAATATGGTGTTCCTTCTATTCTTAAATTATTAGATGCATGCGATAATTATATTGATGAAccaaaaagaaaaatagATCTACCTTTTCTTATGAGCATAGATGATGTACTACAAATATCAGGAAAAGGAACCGTTGCAACAGGTAGAGTCGAACAAGGCTCACTTAAATTAAACGACCAAGTCGAAATCTTAGGTATCAAAGAAAAACCTATAAAAACAGTCATTACTGGTATAGAAATGTTTAGAAAAACATTAGATACAGCTCAAGCTGGAGATCAAATAGGTATCatgttaaaaaatgtaaaaaaaaatgatatcACTAGAGGAATGGTAGTCACAAAAGcaacaaatataaaaacattcaaaaaattcgaaagtgatatatatgtattaaaaaatgaagaaggAGGAAGAAAAAATCCTTTCTCTTCATATTATAGACCACAAGCATATATTAGAACAGCTGATGTTAATTGTGCTGTTATTCTTAATGAAGATACACAAGTTGCGAACCCAGGTGATAGTGTTAAGTGTGTCATCGAATTAATGTATCCATTAGCACTAACAGATGGATTGAGATTTTCTTTAAGAGAAGGAGGAAAAACAGTAGCATCCGGTGTTATTACAAAATTgttatga